In the genome of Actinomadura graeca, one region contains:
- a CDS encoding PLP-dependent cysteine synthase family protein: MSRTVDRCDPACRAWISEAIRKVEADANRSADTHLHVFPLPPEWCIDLYLKDESVHPTGSLKHRLARSLFLYALANGWIREGTTIIEASSGSTAVSEAYFARLLGLPFVAVMPAGTSPEKIGLIEFHGGHCHLVDDPSAIYDESRRLAARCGGHFMDQFTYAERATDWRGNNNIAESIFEQLRLERFPEPSWVVVGAGTGGTSATIGRYARYRRFQTRLAVVDPEGSAFFGSFADGDPSRTAAGSRIEGIGRPRVEPSFLPTVIDRMIQVPDAASVAAMRWTAEVTGRSVGGSTGTAMWGAAELIARMRLDGERGSVVTLICDGGERYAGTYGSDAWLEGQGLDIGPYLAALECFLKTGEMPPTDLL; the protein is encoded by the coding sequence GTGAGCCGCACCGTGGACCGCTGCGATCCCGCGTGCCGCGCGTGGATCTCCGAGGCGATCCGCAAGGTCGAGGCCGACGCCAACCGCAGCGCCGACACGCACCTGCACGTGTTCCCCCTGCCGCCCGAGTGGTGCATCGACCTGTACCTGAAGGACGAGTCGGTGCACCCGACCGGGTCGCTGAAGCACCGGCTGGCGCGGTCGCTGTTCCTGTACGCGCTGGCGAACGGCTGGATCCGCGAGGGCACGACGATCATCGAGGCGTCCAGCGGGTCCACGGCGGTGTCGGAGGCGTACTTCGCGCGGCTGCTCGGCCTGCCGTTCGTCGCGGTGATGCCGGCGGGGACGAGTCCCGAGAAGATCGGGCTGATCGAGTTCCACGGCGGGCACTGCCATCTGGTGGACGACCCGTCCGCGATCTACGACGAGTCGCGGCGGCTCGCGGCCCGGTGCGGCGGGCACTTCATGGACCAGTTCACCTACGCCGAGCGGGCGACGGACTGGCGCGGCAACAACAACATCGCCGAGTCGATCTTCGAGCAGCTGCGGCTGGAGCGGTTCCCCGAGCCGTCCTGGGTCGTGGTCGGCGCGGGCACCGGCGGCACGTCCGCCACCATCGGCCGGTACGCCCGGTACCGGCGGTTCCAGACGCGCCTCGCCGTCGTCGACCCGGAGGGCTCGGCGTTCTTCGGCTCGTTCGCCGACGGCGACCCGTCCCGGACGGCGGCGGGCTCGCGGATCGAGGGCATCGGCCGCCCGCGCGTCGAGCCGTCCTTCCTGCCGACGGTGATCGACCGGATGATCCAGGTGCCGGACGCGGCGTCCGTCGCGGCGATGCGCTGGACGGCCGAGGTCACCGGCCGCAGCGTCGGCGGCTCCACCGGCACGGCGATGTGGGGCGCGGCGGAGCTGATCGCGCGGATGCGGCTGGACGGGGAGCGCGGCAGCGTGGTCACGCTGATCTGCGACGGCGGCGAGCGGTACGCGGGGACCTACGGCTCGGACGCGTGGCTGGAGGGGCAGGGCCTGGACATCGGCCCCTACCTGGCGGCGCTGGAGTGCTTCCTGAAGACCGGCGAGATGCCCCCGACGGACCTTCTCTGA
- a CDS encoding M50 family metallopeptidase: MGWLAGVLILFFGLLASIALHELGHFSFAKLFRVRTTQFMVGFGPTMWSRRKGETEYGLKWIPLGGYIRMIGMLPPRKGDAPGQVRRISTGPWQGLIESARGAALEEVRPGDEDRVFYAKKWWQKLLIMFGGPAMNLILAVVFFAILLMGLGVQRAQPVIQEVSPCMVPASQSRLDSCPADAAPTPAQQVGLKAGDRIVSYDGRRVDDYAQLQKQIRDSAGRTVPMVVDRGGQKISLNVPITRNKMRDLDNENKIVDVGFLGITPASALERQGPGAVASTMGDLTKHTAGALVRMPQKMVGIWNAAFSGEKRDPNGPIGVVGVSRIGGDVAASDKLTGGEKVSYFVMLLGSLNLAVGLFNLVPLLPLDGGHIAGALLEAIKKGLARVFRRPDPGYVDVAKALPVTYVMAAVLIVMGGLLIYADLVNPIRFSG; the protein is encoded by the coding sequence ATGGGCTGGCTGGCGGGAGTGCTGATCCTGTTCTTCGGCCTGCTCGCGTCCATCGCGCTGCACGAGCTCGGGCACTTCTCGTTCGCCAAGCTGTTCCGGGTCCGGACGACCCAGTTCATGGTCGGGTTCGGGCCCACGATGTGGTCCCGGCGCAAGGGCGAGACCGAGTACGGGCTGAAGTGGATCCCGCTCGGCGGCTACATCCGCATGATCGGGATGCTGCCGCCCCGCAAGGGCGACGCCCCGGGCCAGGTCAGGCGGATCAGCACCGGGCCCTGGCAGGGCCTCATCGAGTCCGCGCGCGGCGCGGCGCTGGAGGAGGTCAGGCCCGGCGACGAGGACCGCGTGTTCTACGCCAAGAAGTGGTGGCAGAAACTGCTGATCATGTTCGGCGGCCCCGCCATGAACCTGATCCTGGCCGTGGTCTTCTTCGCGATCCTGCTGATGGGCCTCGGCGTGCAGCGCGCGCAGCCGGTGATCCAGGAGGTCTCGCCCTGCATGGTCCCGGCGAGCCAGTCACGGCTCGACAGCTGCCCCGCGGACGCGGCGCCGACCCCCGCGCAGCAGGTCGGGCTGAAGGCCGGCGACCGGATCGTGTCCTACGACGGCAGGCGCGTCGATGACTACGCCCAGCTCCAGAAGCAGATCCGCGACTCCGCCGGGCGCACGGTCCCGATGGTCGTCGACCGCGGCGGCCAGAAGATCTCGCTGAACGTGCCGATCACCCGTAACAAGATGCGCGACCTCGACAACGAGAACAAGATCGTGGACGTGGGGTTCCTCGGCATCACCCCCGCCAGCGCGCTGGAGCGGCAGGGGCCCGGAGCGGTCGCGAGCACGATGGGCGACCTCACCAAGCACACCGCGGGCGCGCTGGTGCGGATGCCGCAGAAGATGGTCGGCATCTGGAACGCCGCGTTCAGCGGGGAGAAGCGCGACCCCAACGGCCCGATCGGTGTCGTCGGCGTCAGCCGGATCGGCGGGGACGTGGCCGCCTCCGACAAGCTCACCGGCGGCGAGAAGGTCTCCTACTTCGTGATGCTGCTCGGCTCGCTGAACCTCGCGGTCGGGCTGTTCAACCTCGTCCCGCTGCTGCCGCTGGACGGCGGGCACATCGCGGGCGCGCTCCTGGAAGCGATCAAGAAGGGGCTCGCGCGGGTGTTCCGACGCCCCGACCCGGGCTACGTCGACGTCGCCAAGGCCCTGCCCGTCACCTACGTGATGGCCGCCGTGCTGATCGTCATGGGCGGGCTGCTGATCTACGCCGACCTGGTCAACCCGATCCGCTTCTCCGGCTGA
- the gcvT gene encoding glycine cleavage system aminomethyltransferase GcvT → MSADSTARKTPLHDVHQDLGANLVDFAGYLMPLRYASETAEHQAVRQGAGLFDLSHMGEIFLAGPGAGAALDHALVGNLSPMAVGKARYTMICAPDGGVLDDLIVYRLADETWMVVANAANTAVVLDALTERAAGFDAAVRDRSGDYALIALQGPRSQAILEGFTDAPLAGLKYYAILAAAVAGIDALVARTGYTGEDGFELFVDASDAVRLWEALAKAGGVVPAGLSARDTLRLEAGMPLYGNELTAETTPFEAGLGRVVKLDKPGDFVGKAALAAQAQTPPGRRLVGLVARGRRAPRKGYQVVTSDGTPCGVVTSGAPSPTLGRPIAMAYLDSGVGEDGLAVDVRGRHEPVDVVALPFYKRS, encoded by the coding sequence ATGTCCGCCGATTCCACCGCCAGAAAGACGCCGCTGCACGACGTCCACCAGGATCTCGGCGCCAACCTCGTCGACTTCGCGGGCTATCTGATGCCGCTGCGCTACGCGAGCGAGACCGCCGAGCACCAGGCCGTCCGGCAGGGCGCCGGGCTGTTCGACCTGTCCCACATGGGGGAGATCTTCCTCGCCGGGCCGGGCGCGGGCGCCGCGCTCGACCACGCGCTGGTCGGCAACCTGTCGCCGATGGCGGTCGGCAAGGCCCGCTACACGATGATCTGCGCGCCCGACGGCGGCGTCCTGGACGACCTCATCGTCTACCGGCTGGCCGACGAGACGTGGATGGTCGTCGCGAACGCCGCGAACACCGCGGTCGTCCTCGACGCCCTGACCGAGCGGGCCGCGGGCTTCGACGCCGCCGTGCGGGACCGCTCCGGCGACTACGCGCTGATCGCCCTCCAGGGCCCCCGCTCCCAGGCGATCCTGGAGGGCTTCACCGACGCGCCGCTGGCCGGGCTGAAGTACTACGCGATCCTCGCGGCCGCGGTCGCCGGCATCGACGCGCTCGTCGCCCGCACCGGCTACACCGGCGAGGACGGCTTCGAGCTGTTCGTCGACGCCTCCGACGCCGTCCGGCTGTGGGAGGCGCTGGCGAAGGCCGGCGGTGTCGTCCCCGCCGGCCTGTCGGCGCGCGACACGCTCCGCCTTGAGGCGGGAATGCCGCTGTACGGCAACGAGCTGACCGCCGAGACGACCCCCTTCGAGGCGGGCCTCGGCCGCGTCGTCAAGCTGGACAAGCCCGGCGACTTCGTCGGGAAGGCCGCCCTGGCGGCGCAGGCGCAGACGCCCCCGGGCCGTAGGCTCGTGGGCCTGGTGGCCCGGGGGCGCCGGGCGCCGCGCAAGGGGTACCAGGTCGTCACGTCGGACGGCACGCCGTGCGGTGTCGTGACGAGCGGCGCCCCGTCGCCCACACTGGGCAGGCCGATCGCCATGGCCTACCTCGACAGCGGTGTCGGGGAGGACGGCCTCGCCGTGGACGTCCGCGGCAGGCACGAGCCGGTCGACGTGGTCGCCCTGCCGTTCTACAAGCGTTCCTGA